In Bufo gargarizans isolate SCDJY-AF-19 chromosome 5, ASM1485885v1, whole genome shotgun sequence, the following are encoded in one genomic region:
- the RAB31 gene encoding ras-related protein Rab-31: protein MAIRELKVCLLGDTGVGKSSIVCRFVQDHFDHNISPTIGASFMTKTVPCGNELHKFLIWDTAGQERFHSLAPMYYRGSAAAVIVYDITKQDSFHTLKKWVKELKEHGPENIVMAIAGNKCDLSDIREVSMKDAKEYAESIGAIVVETSAKNAINVEELFQGISRRIPPLDPHQNGSNGAVKLGRQSSQPTNRCC from the exons GACACAGGAGTTGGGAAATCCAGCATAGTTTGTAGATTTGTCCAAGACCATTTTGATCATAACATCAGCCCTACTATTGG CGCTTCATTTATGACTAAAACAGTTCCTTGTGGGAATGAGCTGCATAAATTTTTGATATGGGACACTGCTGGTCAGGAACGA TTCCATTCTTTGGCACCAATGTACTATAGAGGCTCGGCAGCCGCTGTTATTGTATATGACATAACAAAGCAG GACTCATTCCATACACTGAAGAAATGGGTAAAAGAACTGAAAGAACATGGTCCTGAAAACATTGTTATGGCCATTGCCGGAAATAAATGTGATCTCTCAGACATCAG GGAGGTATCAATGAAAGATGCCAAGGAATATGCTGAGTCTATTGGAGCAATTGTTGTTGAAACTAGTGCAAAGAATGCCATCAACGTTGAAGAACTCTTCCAAGGCATAA GTCGGAGAATCCCACCACTGGATCCACATCAGAATGGCTCGAATGGAGCAGTGAAACTTGGTAGACAATCCTCACAGCCCACAAACAGATGCTGCTGA